From the Planktothrix tepida PCC 9214 genome, one window contains:
- a CDS encoding DUF4168 domain-containing protein yields MKTTFPIGQFLSKSLTVAVLSACGGFLGWSQTPSQPIPYLSWGSAAQAQESFNYSEENIRNYARAALALESRRHEVANEIKKIVGDVPRIICDQPTSFTALPGNAPKLAVSYCDQAKQIIESKGLTVSLFNEMTRQQQNNPSFRQRIQAEILQLLQSGGK; encoded by the coding sequence ATGAAAACTACATTTCCCATTGGTCAATTTCTATCCAAATCTTTAACCGTTGCTGTTCTATCCGCTTGTGGTGGTTTCCTGGGATGGAGTCAAACCCCCTCCCAACCCATTCCCTATCTCAGTTGGGGTTCTGCGGCTCAAGCCCAGGAGAGCTTTAATTATAGTGAAGAAAATATTAGGAATTATGCCCGGGCTGCGTTGGCTTTAGAATCCCGGCGTCATGAAGTAGCGAATGAAATCAAAAAAATTGTTGGGGATGTTCCCCGGATTATTTGTGATCAACCCACCAGTTTTACAGCGTTACCCGGAAATGCACCCAAACTGGCGGTGAGTTACTGCGACCAAGCTAAACAGATTATTGAGTCTAAGGGCTTAACAGTTTCTCTGTTCAATGAGATGACCCGTCAACAACAAAATAACCCTTCTTTTAGACAACGGATTCAAGCGGAAATTTTACAGTTATTACAATCGGGTGGAAAATAA
- a CDS encoding DUF4168 domain-containing protein, which produces MRPHRLLAQSLMLGLFSSGAIVLGIVPDVSSSTASRFNTVVQAQQSPEFSETEIRNYARAVLGIEPRRQTAYNEIQGIVGAGKSIPPVVCNETQTINRLDKAVRDIAVNYCTQAKSIIETNELTIGRFNEITQRQQADPALQKRIQSELQNLQNSSGT; this is translated from the coding sequence ATGCGTCCGCACCGATTACTCGCTCAGAGCCTAATGCTGGGGCTGTTCTCCAGTGGTGCTATTGTATTGGGGATTGTCCCCGATGTATCAAGCTCAACGGCTTCTCGGTTCAATACCGTTGTTCAGGCGCAACAATCCCCAGAATTTAGCGAAACAGAAATTCGCAACTATGCTCGTGCTGTTTTAGGGATTGAACCCAGACGTCAAACCGCTTATAACGAAATTCAAGGGATTGTTGGAGCCGGAAAATCTATCCCCCCTGTCGTTTGTAATGAAACTCAAACCATTAATCGGCTGGATAAAGCAGTTCGAGATATTGCGGTGAATTACTGTACTCAAGCTAAGTCGATTATCGAAACCAACGAGTTAACCATTGGTCGGTTTAACGAAATTACCCAACGTCAGCAAGCTGACCCGGCTTTGCAAAAACGCATTCAATCGGAACTCCAGAACCTACAAAACTCTTCTGGAACTTAA